A genome region from Hypnocyclicus thermotrophus includes the following:
- a CDS encoding NADH-dependent [FeFe] hydrogenase, group A6 — translation MEKVKVTIDGIQTEVPKNSTILAAAKSLGINIPSLCYLNIGSADYKNDCASCRICVVEVEGRKNLAPSCATPVFEGMNVTTNSMRVMHSRKTVLELMLSDHPKDCLACSKSGECTLQDLAIQFGIREIRFEGAESTYRKDYSPSIIRDMDKCIMCRRCETMCNKIQTVGALSGVNRGFEAVVAPAFEQDLEDSVCTYCGQCVAVCPVGALSEADHTWKVVRALANPKKKVIVQVAPAVRAALGEEFGYPVGTNVEGEMVTALKKLGFDGVFDTNWAADLTIMEEASELKARLEKYLAGDEKALPILTSCCPAWVKFIEHNFPDMLDVPSTAKSPQQMFGAVAKNIWAKEEGINREDLVVVSVMPCLAKKYEAGREEFSKDGNPDVDISISTRELAKLLKQANIDLKKLEKSKFDAPLGDYTGAGVIFGRTGGVIEAATRTAYEWITGETLENVNFEVLRGYEGCRVATVKVGDLDLRIGIAHGLGEARKLLEKVKSGEEKLHAIEIMACKGGCVGGGGQPYHNGNFEIIKKRTEVLNNIDENCEIRKSHENPYIKSIYENHLEKPMSHKAHEMLHTKYFPKHKI, via the coding sequence ATGGAAAAGGTTAAAGTTACTATAGATGGTATTCAAACAGAAGTACCTAAAAATAGTACTATTTTAGCAGCAGCTAAATCATTAGGAATAAATATACCAAGCTTATGTTATTTAAATATAGGAAGCGCTGATTACAAAAATGATTGTGCATCATGTAGAATATGTGTTGTAGAAGTAGAAGGAAGAAAAAATCTAGCACCTTCATGTGCTACACCGGTATTTGAAGGAATGAATGTTACAACTAATTCAATGAGAGTAATGCATAGTAGAAAAACAGTACTTGAATTAATGTTATCAGACCACCCAAAAGATTGTTTAGCATGTTCAAAATCAGGAGAATGTACTCTTCAAGATTTAGCTATTCAATTTGGAATAAGAGAAATAAGATTTGAAGGAGCAGAATCAACATATAGAAAAGATTATTCACCTTCAATTATAAGAGATATGGACAAATGTATTATGTGTAGAAGATGTGAAACTATGTGTAATAAAATCCAAACTGTTGGAGCTTTATCAGGAGTAAACAGAGGATTTGAAGCAGTAGTAGCACCTGCATTTGAGCAAGATTTAGAAGATTCAGTATGTACTTACTGTGGACAATGTGTCGCAGTATGTCCAGTTGGAGCTTTAAGTGAAGCTGATCATACTTGGAAAGTAGTAAGAGCATTAGCTAACCCTAAGAAAAAAGTTATAGTACAAGTAGCTCCAGCTGTAAGAGCAGCACTTGGAGAAGAATTTGGATATCCAGTAGGAACAAATGTTGAAGGTGAAATGGTTACAGCTCTTAAAAAATTAGGATTTGATGGAGTATTTGATACTAACTGGGCTGCTGACTTAACAATAATGGAAGAAGCTTCAGAGTTAAAGGCTAGATTAGAAAAATATTTAGCAGGAGACGAAAAAGCTTTACCTATACTTACATCTTGTTGTCCAGCATGGGTAAAATTTATTGAACATAATTTCCCTGATATGTTAGATGTACCTTCAACTGCAAAATCACCTCAACAAATGTTTGGAGCAGTAGCTAAAAATATATGGGCAAAAGAAGAAGGAATAAACAGAGAAGATTTAGTGGTAGTATCTGTTATGCCTTGTCTTGCTAAAAAATATGAAGCTGGAAGAGAAGAATTTTCTAAAGATGGAAATCCTGATGTAGATATTTCAATTTCTACTAGAGAATTAGCTAAACTATTAAAACAAGCTAATATAGATCTTAAAAAATTAGAAAAATCTAAATTTGATGCACCTCTTGGTGATTATACAGGAGCTGGAGTTATTTTCGGAAGAACTGGAGGAGTTATAGAAGCAGCAACGAGAACTGCTTACGAATGGATAACAGGAGAAACTCTAGAAAATGTTAATTTCGAAGTTTTAAGAGGATACGAAGGATGTAGAGTAGCTACTGTAAAAGTTGGAGATTTAGATCTTAGAATAGGAATAGCTCATGGACTTGGAGAAGCTAGAAAATTACTTGAAAAAGTTAAATCTGGAGAAGAAAAATTACATGCTATAGAAATAATGGCTTGTAAAGGAGGATGCGTTGGTGGTGGAGGACAACCTTACCATAACGGAAATTTTGAAATAATTAAAAAAAGAACAGAGGTTCTTAATAATATAGATGAAAATTGTGAAATAAGAAAATCGCATGAAAATCCTTATATTAAGTCTATTTATGAAAATCATTTAGAAAAACCAATGAGTCATAAAGCTCATGAAATGT
- a CDS encoding NADH-quinone oxidoreductase subunit NuoF: MAYKKHVLICGGTGCLSSKSAQIAENINALLKEKGMEEEVQVVLTGCFGFCEKGPIVKIVPSNTFYVEVKPEDAARIVEEDLIKGEKIESLLYKDPSTKEKISDSDKMGFYDKQQRIALRNCGLINPENIKEYLGNRGYQALGKCLTEMTPEDVINEVKLSKIRGRGGGGFPTGLKWQFAANNHADQKYVVCNADEGDPGAFMDRSILEGDPHSVIEAMAICGYATGANKGLVYIRAEYPLAIKRLRKAMADAREYGLLGENILGTDFSFDIEIKYGAGAFVCGEETALIHSMEGERGEPTSKPPFPAESGYFGRPTNVNNVETFANIPEIILNGGEWYTTIGTEKSSGTKVFALAGKINNVGLVEVPMGTTLREVIFEIGGGIKDGKKFKAVQTGGPSGGCLTEKDLDTPIDFDTLTSKGSMMGSGGMIVMDEDDCMVAVSKFYLEFTVEESCGKCTPCRVGNKRLLEILDKITKGNGTMEDLELLRELSETIKDTSLCGLGQTAPNPVLSTLNNFWDEYVAHVKDKKCPAGSCQDLLQYTINDKCIGCTACARVCPVNCITGKVKEKHVIDQEKCIKCGACYSTCKFKAIDRL, translated from the coding sequence ATGGCATATAAAAAACATGTCCTAATATGTGGAGGGACAGGTTGTTTATCTTCAAAATCTGCTCAAATTGCAGAGAATATAAATGCTTTACTAAAAGAAAAAGGAATGGAAGAGGAAGTTCAAGTTGTTTTAACAGGATGTTTTGGATTCTGTGAAAAAGGACCTATTGTTAAAATAGTACCTAGTAATACTTTTTATGTAGAAGTGAAACCTGAAGATGCAGCTAGAATAGTAGAAGAAGACTTAATAAAAGGTGAAAAAATCGAAAGTTTATTATATAAAGATCCTAGTACAAAAGAAAAAATATCTGATTCTGATAAAATGGGATTTTATGATAAACAACAAAGAATAGCGCTTAGAAACTGTGGACTTATCAATCCTGAAAATATAAAAGAATATTTAGGAAATAGAGGATATCAAGCTTTAGGGAAATGTTTAACAGAAATGACTCCAGAAGATGTAATAAATGAAGTAAAACTTTCTAAAATAAGAGGAAGAGGTGGGGGAGGATTCCCTACTGGATTAAAATGGCAATTTGCAGCAAATAATCATGCTGATCAAAAATATGTAGTATGTAATGCTGATGAAGGAGATCCAGGAGCATTTATGGATAGATCTATACTTGAAGGAGACCCTCATTCAGTAATAGAAGCTATGGCAATATGTGGATATGCTACAGGGGCAAATAAAGGTCTTGTGTATATAAGAGCTGAATATCCATTAGCTATCAAAAGATTAAGAAAAGCTATGGCAGATGCTAGAGAATATGGATTATTAGGAGAAAATATTTTAGGAACTGATTTTAGTTTTGATATAGAAATAAAATATGGAGCTGGAGCTTTTGTATGTGGAGAAGAAACAGCACTTATTCATTCTATGGAAGGAGAAAGAGGAGAACCAACTTCTAAACCACCTTTTCCAGCTGAATCAGGATATTTTGGAAGACCTACAAACGTTAATAATGTAGAAACATTTGCAAATATACCAGAAATTATTTTAAATGGTGGCGAATGGTATACTACGATAGGAACTGAAAAATCATCAGGAACAAAAGTTTTTGCTCTTGCAGGGAAAATAAATAATGTAGGATTGGTAGAAGTACCAATGGGAACAACTTTAAGAGAAGTTATTTTTGAAATTGGTGGAGGAATTAAAGACGGTAAAAAATTTAAAGCGGTACAAACAGGAGGACCATCTGGAGGATGTCTTACTGAAAAAGATTTAGATACTCCAATTGATTTTGATACATTAACATCAAAAGGATCTATGATGGGTTCTGGTGGAATGATAGTTATGGACGAAGATGACTGTATGGTAGCAGTATCAAAATTCTATCTTGAATTCACAGTTGAAGAATCGTGTGGAAAATGTACTCCATGTAGAGTAGGAAATAAAAGATTACTTGAAATATTAGATAAAATAACAAAAGGTAATGGTACTATGGAAGATCTTGAGTTATTAAGAGAATTATCTGAAACAATAAAAGATACTTCTTTATGTGGTCTTGGACAAACAGCTCCAAATCCAGTATTATCAACTTTAAATAATTTCTGGGATGAATATGTAGCACACGTTAAAGATAAAAAATGTCCAGCTGGTTCATGTCAAGATTTATTACAATATACTATTAATGATAAATGTATTGGATGTACAGCATGTGCTAGAGTATGTCCGGTAAATTGTATTACAGGAAAAGTAAAAGAAAAACATGTAATTGATCAAGAAAAATGTATTAAATGTGGTGCATGTTATTCAACTTGTAAATTTAAAGCTATAGACAGACTATAA